The sequence below is a genomic window from Providencia rettgeri.
CGCGGCTAACCATCATCCGTAGTGAGCCTATTGGCCAGTTTCCTGATGTTAAATACCGTTTTTTTCGCCACTCCTGTCAACATTGTGAAAGCGCCCCTTGCGTTGATGTTTGCCCTACTGGCGCCTCTTTTATCGATAAAACGACAGGGATTGTTGATGTAAATCCTGACTTATGTGTCGGCTGCCAATATTGTATTGCAGCCTGCCCTTATCGCGTCAGGTTTATTCACCCCATCAATAAAACCGCGGATAAATGCGATTTCTGCCGTAAAACGAATCTAAAACAGGGCAAACAGCCGGCTTGCGTCGAATCTTGCCCGACCAAAGCATTAACCTTTGGTAATTTAGATGATCCTAAGAGCGATATTTCGTTGATGCTAAAAGAAAAACCGACTTATCGATTCAAAATTGCACTCGGTACTCACCCCAAAATGTATCGGGTTCCGTTCAAATATGGGGAGGTTAGCCAATGACAATAGCTTCTGCTTTCCATTTTGAATCCTTAGTGTGGGACTGGCCCATTGCAGTTTACTTATTCTTAATTGGCATTTCGGCGGGGCTTGTAGTGCTTGCGGTGCTTATGCGTCAGTATTATCCCACTGCGGCTGGCAGTGATAGCACGCTCATGCGCACAACACTGATTTTGGCGCCGACCACGATCATCTTTGGGTTATTGATCTTAATTCTTCATTTGACGCGTCCATGGACGTTCTGGAAATTAATGTTTCATTACAGCCCAACT
It includes:
- the nrfC gene encoding cytochrome c nitrite reductase Fe-S protein, which gives rise to MSCSRRQFIIYSGALAAVGGIASHALANTMKIDGVRYGMVHDENLCIGCTACMDACREVNQVPEGVSRLTIIRSEPIGQFPDVKYRFFRHSCQHCESAPCVDVCPTGASFIDKTTGIVDVNPDLCVGCQYCIAACPYRVRFIHPINKTADKCDFCRKTNLKQGKQPACVESCPTKALTFGNLDDPKSDISLMLKEKPTYRFKIALGTHPKMYRVPFKYGEVSQ